In a single window of the Branchiostoma floridae strain S238N-H82 chromosome 2, Bfl_VNyyK, whole genome shotgun sequence genome:
- the LOC118409564 gene encoding uncharacterized protein LOC118409564 isoform X1 produces the protein MYRSTMETPGINVSIICFEFFYFIYCSPRFEDRGNPPSTSSNIYPTSPPSTSNIYPTSPPSTSNIYPTSPPSTSNIYPAGHNNTYFPSPMYQFSPYVNHGISSPLLHPPSPAYHMSPGVNAQFHQPSTSYAQPTVSLQAFQQMEDKLKAQLSKMNTLVEEQQKEIHDLKTYSKASIDAVKNTAQKEVKSLVMKDTILTYNAETATDIANMTPQSMKEQVKEEAPVFFELLENCIKSDVPGDKDTSMLAFLNLCSIANNRSKRANAIQMITTLSLISRSTNVQVISMLNSMGVASSYKAAWNFLSNFAEMQGAKHLDNSKPCIVFFDNVNILKRVGHVRMGKQNEMFNWTSRLAVVVEHEDPSASREPQGKREDLSDADILADSNDISDLKSRLKNQVKAIIVEHFPSFHQFKDSVRAPSSPLPVKKSSITPLPLMDKDESKKDDTIQILLKFAEELQLSDNIKDQVRYVNMESQVW, from the exons ATGTATCGAAGTACTATGGAGACACCTGGAATAAATGTGTCCATTATCTGTTTtgagtttttttattttatttattgtagTCCACGGTTTGAAGACAGAGGCAACCCTCCAAGCACGTCGTCCAACATCTATCCAACCAGTCCTCCAAGCACGTCCAACATCTATCCAACCAGTCCTCCAAGCACGTCCAACATCTATCCAACCAGTCCTCCAAGCACGTCCAACATCTATCCAGCCGGTCACAACAACACATACTTTCCATCCCCCATGTACCAGTTTTCACCTTACGTAAATCATGGCATCTCCTCTCCACTGTTGCATCCTCCATCTCCAGCCTACCATATGTCACCAGGAGTAAATGCCCAGTTTCATCAGCCATCGACCAGCTATGCCCAGCCAACTGTTAGCTTACAAGCGTTTCAACAAATGGAGGACAAGCTGAAGGCACAGCTATCAAAGATGAACACACTTGTTGAGGAGCAACAAAAAGAGATCCATGATTTAAAGACTTACAGTAAGGCCAGCATCGATGCTGTTAAAAACACAGCCCAAAAAGAAGTCAAGTCACTTGTGATGAAGGATACCATTTTGACATACAATGCAGAGACTGCAACTGACATTGCGAATATGACACCACAGTCCATGAAAGAACAGGTGAAAGAGGAAGCACCAGTTTTCTTCGAGCTCCTAGAAAACTGCATCAAAAGCGATGTCCCTGGGGACAAGGACACCTCAATGTTGGCATTTCTCAATCTTTGTTCCATTGCAAACAACAGAAGCAAGCGTGCCAATGCCATACAAATGATCACCACCCTGTCACTCATCTCGAGGTCAACAAATGTGCAG GTCATCTCCATGCTGAATTCCATGGGTGTTGCCAGTTCCTACAAGGCAGCATGGAATTTTCTGTCCAACTTTGCTGAAATGCAGGGGGCAAAGCACCTGGACAACAGCAAGCCTTGTATTGTCTTTTTTGACAATGTTAACATTCTCAAAAGAGTGGGACATGTGAGGATGG GGAAACAAAACGAGATGTTTAATTGGACAAGCCGGTTGGCAGTTGTGGTAGAGCATGAAGATCCTTCAGCCAGCAGAGAACCCCAG GGCAAAAGAGAGGACCTGTCTGATGCAGACATACTGGCTGACAGCAATGACATAAGTGACCTCAAAAGCAGATTAAAGAATCAAGTGAAAGCTATAATAGTTGAACATTTCCCAAGCTTCCATCAGTTTAAAGACAGTGTAAGAGCTCCATCCAGCCCCTTGCCAGTTAAGAAAAGTAGCATCACCCCGCTGCCACTGATGGACAAGGATGAGTCGAAAAAGGATGATACAATTCAGATTCTGCTCAAATTTGCTGAAGAGCTACAGCTGTCTGACAACATAAAAGACCAGGTACGATATGTAAACATGGAGTCCCAAGTGTGGTAA
- the LOC118409564 gene encoding uncharacterized protein LOC118409564 isoform X2 — MYRSTMETPGINVSIICFEFFYFIYCSPRFEDRGNPPSTSSNIYPTSPPSTSNIYPTSPPSTSNIYPAGHNNTYFPSPMYQFSPYVNHGISSPLLHPPSPAYHMSPGVNAQFHQPSTSYAQPTVSLQAFQQMEDKLKAQLSKMNTLVEEQQKEIHDLKTYSKASIDAVKNTAQKEVKSLVMKDTILTYNAETATDIANMTPQSMKEQVKEEAPVFFELLENCIKSDVPGDKDTSMLAFLNLCSIANNRSKRANAIQMITTLSLISRSTNVQVISMLNSMGVASSYKAAWNFLSNFAEMQGAKHLDNSKPCIVFFDNVNILKRVGHVRMGKQNEMFNWTSRLAVVVEHEDPSASREPQGKREDLSDADILADSNDISDLKSRLKNQVKAIIVEHFPSFHQFKDSVRAPSSPLPVKKSSITPLPLMDKDESKKDDTIQILLKFAEELQLSDNIKDQVRYVNMESQVW, encoded by the exons ATGTATCGAAGTACTATGGAGACACCTGGAATAAATGTGTCCATTATCTGTTTtgagtttttttattttatttattgtagTCCACGGTTTGAAGACAGAGGCAACCCTCCAAGCACGTCGTCCAACATCTATCCAACCAGTCCTCCAAGCACGTCCAACATCTATCCAACCAGTCCTCCAAGCACGTCCAAC ATCTATCCAGCCGGTCACAACAACACATACTTTCCATCCCCCATGTACCAGTTTTCACCTTACGTAAATCATGGCATCTCCTCTCCACTGTTGCATCCTCCATCTCCAGCCTACCATATGTCACCAGGAGTAAATGCCCAGTTTCATCAGCCATCGACCAGCTATGCCCAGCCAACTGTTAGCTTACAAGCGTTTCAACAAATGGAGGACAAGCTGAAGGCACAGCTATCAAAGATGAACACACTTGTTGAGGAGCAACAAAAAGAGATCCATGATTTAAAGACTTACAGTAAGGCCAGCATCGATGCTGTTAAAAACACAGCCCAAAAAGAAGTCAAGTCACTTGTGATGAAGGATACCATTTTGACATACAATGCAGAGACTGCAACTGACATTGCGAATATGACACCACAGTCCATGAAAGAACAGGTGAAAGAGGAAGCACCAGTTTTCTTCGAGCTCCTAGAAAACTGCATCAAAAGCGATGTCCCTGGGGACAAGGACACCTCAATGTTGGCATTTCTCAATCTTTGTTCCATTGCAAACAACAGAAGCAAGCGTGCCAATGCCATACAAATGATCACCACCCTGTCACTCATCTCGAGGTCAACAAATGTGCAG GTCATCTCCATGCTGAATTCCATGGGTGTTGCCAGTTCCTACAAGGCAGCATGGAATTTTCTGTCCAACTTTGCTGAAATGCAGGGGGCAAAGCACCTGGACAACAGCAAGCCTTGTATTGTCTTTTTTGACAATGTTAACATTCTCAAAAGAGTGGGACATGTGAGGATGG GGAAACAAAACGAGATGTTTAATTGGACAAGCCGGTTGGCAGTTGTGGTAGAGCATGAAGATCCTTCAGCCAGCAGAGAACCCCAG GGCAAAAGAGAGGACCTGTCTGATGCAGACATACTGGCTGACAGCAATGACATAAGTGACCTCAAAAGCAGATTAAAGAATCAAGTGAAAGCTATAATAGTTGAACATTTCCCAAGCTTCCATCAGTTTAAAGACAGTGTAAGAGCTCCATCCAGCCCCTTGCCAGTTAAGAAAAGTAGCATCACCCCGCTGCCACTGATGGACAAGGATGAGTCGAAAAAGGATGATACAATTCAGATTCTGCTCAAATTTGCTGAAGAGCTACAGCTGTCTGACAACATAAAAGACCAGGTACGATATGTAAACATGGAGTCCCAAGTGTGGTAA
- the LOC118409567 gene encoding uncharacterized protein LOC118409567, translating to MLYLGLLYLDLRTAVRYQMGEAVIQHWKVWFELFLGTKRNNYACEAANLLANLKADWSPYMAYIHTHNRCVNITGEEGKGKPIDMLGEHHNRTIKQTCRAAGGRLEFKHAQDISLSVQLFDAAKNFADSLCSKKTTHHTTTSAEVDIQSVMTTVLKHEVYHNKPGRSLNPEWLDPRAVARERLYDNKWLANFLTRGKQDISDDTEPPESPDADDGETDEDSAEQVEVRDEEDPEWEEIEDADLINLDLA from the exons ATGTTGTACCTGGGACTGCTCTACCTGGACTTAAGGACAGCAGTAAG ATACCAAATGGGTGAGGCTGTAATCCAACATTGGAAGGTCTGGTTTGAGCTGTTTCTGGGGACAAAGAGGAACAACTACGCATGCGAGGCTGCCAACCTTCTCGCCAATCTGAAGGCTGACTGGTCCCCGTATATGGCCTACATCCACACCCACAACCGCTGTGTGAACATCACGGGAGAGGAAGGCAAGGGCAAGCCGATAGACATGCTTGGAGAACACCACAACAG GACCATCAAGCAGACATGCCGTGCAGCTGGGGGACGACTAGAGTTCAAACACGCCCAGGACATAAGTCTTTCTGTGCAGCTGTTTGACGCCGCCAAAAACTTCGCAGACAGCTTGTGTTCTAAGAAGACTACACACCACACAACGACATCTGCAGAAGTGGACATTCAGTCAGTAATGACAACAGTCTTAAAACACGAAGTGTATCACAACAAACCAGGGAGGAGCTTGAACCCTGAGTGGTTGGACCCACGAGCTGTTGCAAGAGAGCGACTGTACGACAACAAATGGCTGGCAAACTTTCTCACTCGTGGAAAGCAGGACATCTCTGACGATACAGAGCCACCTGAGTCCCCGGATGCTGATGACGGAGAGACAGACGAGGACAGCGCCGAACAAGTTGAAGTCAGAGACGAAGAGGATCCTGAGTGGGAGGAAATCGAGGACGCTGACCTTATCAACTTAGACCTAGCATAA
- the LOC118408701 gene encoding ATP-dependent DNA helicase RecQ-like yields MQANLMDRVCRVGKDVFEYDTLRQGQADAVLGILNGQDVFVGLPTGAGKTFCFQAIPSCLDSDEPFVIVISPLTALIDDQIARYTTTTGYKAIHLKSANDINTVADKSVKLVYTSPEVAVGEGRGIFTTTRPVCALVVDEAHCIPEWGPDFRVAFAQIGGLRAHCLNTPVMALTASASPNAVEGIKKDLLFREGNIHISGSLDRPNLFLVSKKKIAMQKDFLGLLQALRKDGRAIEKQLIYVPIRNQAMDVWKMLQAHAGDRFKASVAYFHSSMSPDLKAKVLKRFKDGEVRVVVATVAFGMGIDIPDISCVVVYGLPKSMSQLYQEIGRAGRSGEPATAVVFAGKCKEEEDAEDCLKQFVAKRSCIRAVMLKELGSQAADTDHCCSVCQEEATAPRGAYLLHPRVHKTAKRAAATRKKKRQEGD; encoded by the exons ATGCAAGCCAATTTGATGGACCGCGTTTGCCGTGTTGGCAAAGATGTTTTCGAGTACGACACACTGCGACAGGGCCAGGCAGACGCTGTTTTGGGTATTTTAAATGGCCAAGACGTGTTTGTCGGGCTACCGACCGGAGCTGGAAAGACGTTCTGTTTCCAGGCGATTCCGTCGTGCCTGGACTCTGACGAGCCATTTGTGATTGTCATCAGTCCCCTGACAGCACTCATCGATGACCAG ATCGCCCGGTACACCACTACAACGGGATACAAGGCAATTCACTTGAAGTCGGCGAACGACATCAACACAGTGGCAGACAAGTCGGTCAAACTAG TATACACCAGCCCAGAAGTTGCTGTGGGAGAGGGCAGGGGCATTTTCACCACAACTAGACCTGTGTGTGCCCTTGTCGTGGACGAAGCCCACTGTATCCCTGAGTG GGGTCCCGACTTCAGAGTAGCATTTGCACAGATAGGCGGACTGAGGGCCCACTGTCTCAACACCCCAGTCATGGCCCTCACAGCTTCTGCCTCCCCCAATGCTGTGGAAGGCATCAAGAAGGATCTTCTTTTTCGGGAAGGGAACATCCACATCAGTGGGAGTCTCGACAGACCAAATCTTTTCTTGGTCTCCAAGAAAAAGATCGCAATGCAG AAGGACTTCCTGGGACTACTGCAGGCCCTAAGGAAAGATGGACGGGCCATCGAGAAGCAGCTTATCTATGTGCCTATAAGAAACCAGGCCATGGATGTGTGGAAGATGCTGCAGGCCCATGCGGGAGACAGGTTCAAAGCATCCGTGGCCTACTTCCACAGTTCCATGAGCCCTGACCTCAAGGCCAAAGTCCTTAAACGTTTCAAGGATGGCGAGGTCAGGGTAGTTGTGGCTACAGTGGCTTTTGGGATG GGCATTGACATCCCTGACATCTCCTGTGTTGTGGTGTATGGCCTGCCAAAGTCCATGAGCCAGCTATACCAG GAGATTGGCCGGGCTGGGAGGTCAGGGGAGCCAGCCACTGCTGTCGTCTTTGCTGGCAAGTGTAAGGAAGAGGAAGACGCTGAAGACTGCCTGAAGCAGTTCGTGGCCAAGCGGTCCTGCATCCGCGCTGTGATGCTGAAGGAACTTGGCAGTCAGGCGGCAGACACAGACCACTGCTGCTCTGTCTGCCAGGAGGAGGCCACAGCACCACGGGGAGCGTACCTGCTGCATCCCAGGGTCCACAAGACAGCAAAGAGGGCAGCTGCGaccagaaaaaagaaaagacaggaaggcgattaa